A genomic stretch from Pectobacterium carotovorum includes:
- the queD gene encoding 6-carboxytetrahydropterin synthase QueD yields MVTTLFKDFQFEAAHHLPHVPEGHKCGRLHGHSFMVRLEITGEVDPHTGWVMDFSELKAAFKPTWERLDHHYLNEIPGLENPTSEVLAHWIWHQLKPTLPLLSAVMVKETCTAGCVYKGE; encoded by the coding sequence ATGGTCACTACGCTATTTAAAGATTTTCAGTTTGAAGCCGCACATCATTTGCCTCACGTGCCGGAAGGCCACAAATGCGGGCGGCTGCATGGGCACTCTTTCATGGTGAGACTGGAAATTACCGGTGAAGTGGATCCGCATACCGGATGGGTGATGGATTTCTCTGAGCTGAAAGCCGCGTTCAAACCTACGTGGGAACGGTTGGATCATCACTATCTGAATGAGATCCCTGGGTTGGAAAACCCGACGAGTGAAGTGCTGGCGCACTGGATCTGGCATCAGCTGAAGCCGACATTACCGCTGCTCAGCGCCGTGATGGTGAAAGAAACCTGCACCGCTGGCTGCGTCTATAAAGGCGAGTAA
- a CDS encoding inorganic diphosphatase, whose product MFSVRKLAVALSFFSLCATAAPINILDFPQPKNTPDEIYAVTEIPAGSMIKYETDAETGFIIADRFQSMPVAYPANYGSLTQSLGGDNDPLDVIFYTRAPLIPGSLIKLRPIGILKMIDAGEVDDKIVAVPTSKIDPTYDNIKTIADLPPIEQERLQAFFRVYKQLPAGRKVVELKGFEDVNAAKTVISAAHDSYMKNHKQP is encoded by the coding sequence TTGTTTTCAGTCAGAAAATTAGCTGTCGCGCTTTCGTTTTTCTCACTCTGTGCAACGGCTGCGCCGATCAATATTCTCGATTTCCCGCAGCCGAAAAATACCCCTGATGAAATTTATGCCGTCACGGAAATTCCAGCGGGCAGCATGATTAAGTATGAAACCGATGCAGAGACCGGGTTCATTATTGCCGACCGTTTTCAATCAATGCCAGTGGCGTATCCGGCAAACTACGGCTCGCTCACCCAGTCATTAGGCGGTGACAACGATCCTCTCGATGTGATTTTTTATACCCGCGCCCCGCTGATCCCCGGTTCACTGATTAAGCTGCGTCCGATTGGCATCCTGAAAATGATCGATGCAGGCGAAGTCGATGACAAAATTGTCGCGGTTCCAACCAGCAAAATCGATCCGACCTATGACAACATCAAAACAATTGCCGACCTGCCGCCCATTGAACAGGAAAGGCTACAGGCTTTCTTCCGGGTCTATAAACAGCTGCCGGCAGGAAGAAAAGTGGTTGAGCTAAAAGGATTTGAAGACGTCAATGCCGCCAAAACAGTGATTTCAGCGGCCCATGACAGCTATATGAAGAACCATAAACAGCCATAA
- a CDS encoding ABC transporter substrate-binding protein, translated as MRLPGLIVIAFSALCSFAQAAEPVELRLSWWGGNSRHQATLTALEAFQKKYPHISVRPEYTGWDGHLSRLTTQIASGEEPDVMQVNWNWLPIFSKTGTGFYDLNKLTDTLKLQDFPEDALKPATIDGKVNAISTSLNALVMYYNAETWKKAGLPYPTTWDELFHAGKVFKEKLGDNYFPIASPAQDSGEGLLELLNYYMTQKYQIGMIDEKNKRFNYSEAQWIEAFRFYKRLIDEHVMPSSKYYNAFGKVGMYETRPWINGEYGGAHLWISVVKKYADPLAAPGKLELGPYIMTPGSDNSGQFFKPSMLFAISKNTKHPKEAALLLNYLMNDPEGALLMGTERGIPLSRIARQALEEKQKLDTNDLSVVGLSMALEKPMQTPVSSYLEDPQLASLILQTIEQLDYGKKSVEESAKNFSNSGERILKRVIR; from the coding sequence ATGAGATTACCTGGACTGATTGTCATCGCCTTCTCTGCGCTCTGTTCGTTCGCGCAGGCTGCTGAACCCGTGGAATTGCGCCTCTCCTGGTGGGGAGGAAACAGCCGTCATCAGGCGACGTTGACCGCGCTGGAGGCATTTCAGAAAAAATATCCGCACATTAGCGTGAGGCCGGAATATACCGGCTGGGACGGGCACTTATCCCGCCTGACCACGCAGATTGCCAGCGGGGAAGAACCGGATGTCATGCAGGTTAACTGGAACTGGTTGCCGATTTTTTCCAAAACCGGCACCGGCTTTTATGACCTGAATAAGCTGACCGATACGTTAAAATTGCAGGATTTCCCTGAAGATGCGCTGAAGCCTGCGACGATTGACGGCAAGGTGAATGCGATTTCCACCTCGCTGAATGCGCTGGTGATGTACTACAACGCGGAAACCTGGAAGAAAGCCGGGCTGCCGTATCCCACCACCTGGGATGAGCTGTTCCATGCGGGCAAGGTATTTAAAGAGAAATTGGGTGATAACTATTTCCCCATCGCATCGCCTGCGCAGGACAGCGGTGAAGGCTTGCTGGAACTGCTCAACTATTACATGACGCAGAAATACCAGATCGGCATGATCGACGAAAAGAACAAACGCTTTAACTACAGTGAGGCGCAATGGATCGAGGCGTTTCGCTTCTACAAGCGCTTGATCGACGAACATGTGATGCCATCCTCGAAGTATTACAACGCGTTTGGCAAAGTCGGCATGTATGAAACACGCCCCTGGATTAATGGGGAATACGGCGGCGCCCATCTGTGGATTTCGGTTGTGAAGAAATACGCCGATCCGCTGGCGGCACCCGGCAAGCTCGAATTAGGGCCGTACATCATGACGCCGGGGTCGGATAATTCCGGGCAGTTCTTCAAGCCATCCATGCTGTTTGCCATCAGTAAAAATACCAAACATCCGAAAGAAGCGGCGCTGTTGCTGAATTATCTGATGAACGATCCTGAAGGCGCGCTGCTGATGGGCACTGAGCGCGGTATTCCGCTCAGCCGTATTGCCAGACAAGCGCTGGAAGAAAAGCAGAAGCTGGATACGAACGATCTATCGGTTGTCGGACTCTCGATGGCGCTGGAAAAACCGATGCAAACGCCTGTGTCCTCGTATCTTGAAGATCCGCAGCTTGCCAGCCTGATCCTGCAAACTATCGAACAGCTCGACTACGGCAAAAAGAGCGTGGAAGAATCGGCGAAAAACTTCAGCAATTCAGGTGAGCGCATCCTGAAGCGGGTGATTCGCTAA
- the cysI gene encoding assimilatory sulfite reductase (NADPH) hemoprotein subunit — protein MSEKYVFSEKHPGPLVVEGKLTDAERMKTESNFLRGTIAEDLNDGLTGGFKGDNFLLIRFHGMYQQDDRDIRAERAEQKLEPRHAMLLRCRLPGGVMTPEQWLRIDKFAGESTIYGSIRITNRQTFQYHGILKSNVKPVHQMLNSIGLDALATANDMNRNVLCTSNPIESELHQQAYEWAKKISEHLLPRTRAYAEIWMDQEKVATTDEEPILGSTYLPRKFKTTVVIPPQNDVDLHANDLNFIAIADNGRLVGFNVLVGGGLSIAHGDKETYPRTASELGYISIEHTLAIAEAVVTTQRDWGNRTNRKNAKTKYTLERVGVDNFKQEVEARAGVKFEAVRPYEFTGRGDRIGWVKGIDNKWHLTLFIENGRILDYPGRPLKTGLAEIAKIHKGDFRLTANQNLIIAGVPARSKAKIDALAREHGLIDDGVSEQRKNSMACVSFPTCPLAMAEAERFLPEFVTKVEDIMQQHGVGDEHIVLRVTGCPNGCGRAMLAEIGLVGKAVGRYNLHLGGNREGTRIPRMYRENINETEILAEIDRLIGLWAQDRQPNECFGDFTIRTNIIKPVLDPARDFYD, from the coding sequence ATGAGCGAAAAATACGTTTTCAGTGAAAAACACCCTGGCCCTCTGGTGGTAGAAGGGAAGCTCACTGATGCTGAACGCATGAAGACAGAAAGTAACTTCCTGCGTGGCACAATTGCTGAAGACCTGAACGATGGTCTGACTGGCGGCTTCAAAGGCGACAATTTTCTGCTGATCCGTTTCCACGGTATGTATCAGCAGGATGACCGTGATATTCGCGCCGAGCGTGCCGAGCAGAAGCTGGAACCGCGCCATGCGATGCTGCTCCGCTGCCGTCTGCCCGGGGGCGTGATGACGCCGGAGCAGTGGTTGCGGATCGATAAATTTGCTGGCGAAAGCACGATATATGGCAGCATTCGTATCACGAACCGCCAGACGTTCCAGTATCACGGTATTCTCAAATCGAACGTGAAGCCGGTACACCAGATGCTGAACAGCATTGGTCTGGATGCGCTGGCGACGGCGAACGATATGAACCGTAACGTGCTGTGTACGTCTAACCCGATCGAGTCCGAACTGCATCAGCAGGCGTATGAGTGGGCGAAAAAGATCTCTGAACATTTGCTGCCACGGACGCGCGCCTATGCCGAGATCTGGATGGATCAGGAAAAGGTGGCGACGACGGATGAAGAGCCGATTCTGGGTTCGACGTATCTGCCGCGTAAGTTCAAAACCACGGTCGTGATCCCGCCACAGAATGATGTGGATCTGCATGCGAACGATCTCAATTTTATTGCGATTGCCGATAATGGCCGTCTGGTGGGCTTCAACGTGCTGGTGGGCGGTGGGCTTTCTATCGCGCATGGCGACAAAGAAACCTATCCGCGCACGGCCAGTGAGCTGGGCTACATTTCCATTGAGCATACGCTGGCGATTGCCGAAGCGGTAGTGACGACGCAGCGTGATTGGGGCAATCGTACCAACCGTAAAAACGCGAAGACCAAATACACGCTGGAACGTGTGGGTGTAGACAACTTCAAGCAGGAAGTGGAAGCGCGTGCCGGTGTGAAATTTGAAGCGGTGCGTCCTTATGAATTCACCGGACGTGGCGATCGTATCGGCTGGGTAAAAGGCATCGACAATAAATGGCATCTGACGCTGTTTATCGAAAATGGCCGTATTCTGGATTATCCGGGCCGTCCGCTGAAAACGGGTCTGGCGGAAATCGCTAAAATCCACAAAGGGGATTTCCGCTTAACGGCAAACCAGAATTTGATCATCGCGGGTGTTCCTGCGCGTAGCAAAGCGAAGATCGATGCGCTGGCGCGTGAACACGGTTTGATTGATGACGGCGTCAGCGAGCAGCGCAAGAACTCGATGGCCTGCGTGTCGTTCCCAACCTGTCCGCTGGCGATGGCGGAAGCTGAGCGTTTCCTGCCGGAGTTTGTCACGAAAGTGGAAGACATCATGCAGCAGCACGGTGTGGGTGATGAACACATTGTTCTGCGCGTCACGGGCTGCCCGAACGGCTGCGGCCGTGCGATGCTGGCGGAAATCGGTCTGGTGGGCAAAGCGGTAGGGCGTTATAACCTGCACCTCGGTGGGAATCGCGAAGGGACACGTATTCCTCGTATGTATCGCGAGAACATTAATGAAACCGAGATCCTGGCGGAAATTGATCGGCTTATTGGGCTGTGGGCGCAGGATCGCCAGCCGAATGAATGCTTCGGTGATTTCACCATTCGCACCAATATCATTAAACCGGTGCTGGATCCCGCCCGCGATTTTTATGACTGA
- a CDS encoding EAL domain-containing protein, with protein MNTTTLNIDGKILRLTAEFQPIIHLPHNKIFRYEALARFYNSEGTLISTQQTIDKIEKYKAIDKVTDFMFDVVCQVIKNKSSMTISFNLSHLLFNNSAYLETLYQKCVMHQVSPKNIEIEISEKTTRQQLIDGIPFLNQAKKYGFMISLDDFGAGNLQIDSLNLFDFDTIKIDRSIIDGIGKEETKSQKLKVLLNKLIPLGVNIICEGVEKATDLNRLNKYHPIGIQGYIFYRPLTFSQLRLLEGF; from the coding sequence ATGAATACAACAACATTGAATATTGATGGAAAAATTCTTAGGCTGACCGCAGAGTTCCAGCCTATCATCCATCTCCCTCACAATAAAATATTCCGCTATGAAGCCCTCGCCAGGTTTTATAATTCGGAAGGGACGCTCATATCGACTCAACAAACAATAGATAAAATAGAGAAGTATAAAGCAATTGATAAAGTGACAGACTTTATGTTTGATGTAGTCTGTCAGGTAATAAAAAACAAAAGCAGCATGACAATATCATTCAATCTTTCACATTTACTGTTTAATAACTCTGCCTATCTGGAAACGTTATACCAAAAATGCGTCATGCATCAGGTTAGCCCAAAGAATATAGAAATAGAGATCAGTGAAAAAACGACCCGACAGCAGTTAATAGACGGGATCCCCTTTTTAAATCAGGCCAAGAAATATGGCTTTATGATTTCATTAGATGACTTCGGCGCAGGAAATCTACAAATAGACAGCCTGAACCTGTTTGACTTCGATACCATAAAAATCGATCGCTCTATTATCGATGGCATCGGTAAAGAAGAGACAAAATCACAAAAACTAAAGGTCTTATTAAACAAACTCATTCCTCTTGGCGTAAACATTATCTGTGAAGGCGTGGAGAAGGCGACCGATTTGAACCGGTTAAACAAATACCACCCCATTGGGATTCAAGGATATATCTTCTATCGGCCACTCACATTCAGCCAGTTAAGGCTGCTGGAAGGCTTTTAG
- a CDS encoding PilZ domain-containing protein translates to MEHFSPPPAKVISALLQHSYVMSIYAKDMLYALKADVAELNLDKNRIVLAVEYSGSDIDRYLADGGLNFDLEALKGTENIERETYSLCNIPTQLFKTDSMFYRLECRLPESVFVTENRGAIRIPFILGMQARVRIDVYMHTLNVPGTLRNLSTGGCMVEIDLVESIAIGVGQDIPGITLEFPNGESFYAEGRIRHIRPFGNNGYAAVGIQFMNLSSSQSEALLHYTNESEREAAYRTGVTGSMVYSSPLFIPGTKEKNLLLRESQESEKRTRQTPMERGVMEVAHRLQIGLMYIKTRNQLPVEIFYDCVDTLLYMVKKERKAFLYALSYLRDEADWVRHAVQVAGKLADMLLLADPHDPYAREAVLGALLHTMGKPLLVNARLPSLKVNMNPTQKAILSGHVAVLCEKLRELGWAISPTCRDVIENANERLDGSGYPQGKRAEQLSRLVRLVSVIKAINKLRHARNGVSPRTPLAAYRKIYEVNAAYDKVVLVKYVQIYGLYPIGSLAKYSGGFLGWVMDIDKKGRPIAVHLVKNLRFPDTNISSIVSKGDLLQVGKLENIVNPDDFGMKVLKI, encoded by the coding sequence GTGGAACACTTTTCTCCTCCTCCCGCTAAAGTGATTAGCGCATTGCTGCAACATTCATATGTGATGTCTATCTATGCCAAGGATATGCTATATGCATTAAAGGCTGACGTTGCGGAATTGAATCTGGATAAAAACCGTATCGTGTTGGCAGTAGAATATTCTGGCTCGGATATCGATAGATATCTTGCCGATGGCGGTTTGAATTTTGATCTGGAGGCGCTCAAAGGCACGGAGAACATCGAACGAGAAACCTACAGTCTGTGTAATATTCCTACCCAACTATTCAAGACGGATAGCATGTTTTATCGTCTGGAGTGTCGCCTGCCAGAATCTGTTTTCGTCACTGAAAACCGAGGGGCGATTCGCATTCCCTTTATTCTTGGCATGCAGGCTCGGGTCCGTATCGACGTTTATATGCACACGCTTAACGTGCCCGGTACGCTGCGTAATTTATCGACCGGCGGGTGTATGGTCGAAATCGATCTGGTTGAAAGTATTGCGATTGGTGTGGGTCAGGATATCCCCGGCATTACGCTTGAGTTTCCTAACGGGGAAAGCTTTTATGCCGAGGGAAGAATTCGCCATATACGACCTTTTGGGAATAATGGCTATGCGGCTGTCGGTATCCAGTTTATGAATTTGTCTTCATCCCAGTCTGAAGCCCTGCTTCATTATACGAATGAGTCGGAAAGAGAGGCGGCGTACCGAACCGGCGTCACTGGCAGCATGGTGTATTCGTCCCCGTTGTTCATTCCGGGCACCAAGGAGAAAAACCTCTTGCTGCGAGAAAGCCAGGAAAGTGAGAAACGCACCCGCCAGACGCCTATGGAACGAGGCGTCATGGAGGTTGCCCATCGGCTTCAGATTGGGCTGATGTACATAAAAACGCGCAATCAACTGCCCGTTGAGATCTTTTATGACTGTGTCGATACCCTGCTCTATATGGTCAAAAAAGAGAGAAAGGCTTTTCTGTATGCGCTGTCGTACCTGCGTGATGAGGCGGATTGGGTCAGGCATGCGGTGCAGGTTGCGGGAAAGCTGGCCGACATGCTGCTCCTTGCCGATCCACACGATCCCTATGCACGCGAGGCGGTGTTAGGCGCGTTACTTCACACCATGGGTAAACCGCTGTTGGTCAATGCCCGTCTGCCATCGCTAAAGGTCAACATGAATCCGACGCAGAAAGCGATCCTGAGTGGTCACGTGGCGGTGCTGTGCGAGAAGTTACGTGAACTGGGCTGGGCAATCAGCCCCACTTGCCGCGATGTCATCGAGAATGCTAATGAACGTTTGGACGGTAGCGGCTATCCGCAAGGCAAACGCGCTGAACAATTGTCGCGGTTAGTCCGGCTGGTTTCTGTCATTAAAGCGATTAATAAGCTCAGGCATGCGCGTAATGGTGTTTCGCCCCGCACGCCATTGGCTGCCTACCGCAAAATCTATGAGGTGAACGCCGCCTATGACAAGGTTGTACTGGTCAAGTACGTCCAGATTTACGGCCTCTACCCAATAGGCAGTCTGGCGAAATACTCGGGAGGCTTCCTCGGGTGGGTGATGGATATTGATAAAAAGGGCCGGCCTATTGCGGTGCACCTTGTTAAGAACCTTCGCTTTCCTGATACCAATATCAGCAGCATCGTATCTAAAGGTGACTTGTTGCAGGTCGGTAAGCTCGAAAACATCGTGAATCCAGACGATTTTGGCATGAAAGTTCTGAAAATTTAG
- the cysJ gene encoding NADPH-dependent assimilatory sulfite reductase flavoprotein subunit, with protein sequence MTTPVSPTSLLPLSAEQLTRLQAATGDFSSTQLAWLSGYFWGLVQQPGNVQPGAITATATTAAAVTVPVQTITLISASQTGNARRVAEQLRDDLLAAKLSVNLVNAGDYKFKQIGQEKLLLIVASTQGEGEPPEEAVALHKFLLSKKAPEMKDTAFAVFGLGDTSYEFFSKAGKDFDSRLAELGAERLLDRVDADVDYQTLAEQWRRQLVDILQARVPVQGEAVAQIAAQGALDEITSSPYSKSSPLHATFAVNQKVTGRNSEKDVRHIEIDLGDSGLRYQPGDALGVWFDNDPALVQELLELLWLKGDESVSVDGKTLPLSQALKSHFELTQNTAPIVEKYAALSRNETLLSLLADKPALQQFAQRTPLVDMVRQAPAELTAEQLLGLLRPLTPRLYSIASSQAEVESEVHITVGVVRYEYEGRERAGGASSYLADRLSEDDEIRVFIEHNDNFRLPANSDTPVIMIGPGTGIAPFRAFMQQRDAEGAEGKNWLFFGNPHFTEDFLYQVEWQRYVKDGLLTNIDLAWSRDQAHKVYVQDKLREKGAEVWRWIQDGAHLYVCGDANRMAKDVERALLDVIVEHGGMDSEQADEFLSDLRLERRYQRDVY encoded by the coding sequence ATGACTACTCCGGTTTCCCCCACTTCATTGCTTCCGCTGAGTGCGGAGCAATTAACGCGTTTACAGGCGGCAACCGGTGATTTCTCATCGACGCAGCTGGCCTGGCTATCCGGCTATTTCTGGGGGCTGGTACAGCAGCCTGGGAACGTGCAGCCGGGGGCGATAACTGCCACGGCAACGACAGCCGCCGCAGTCACGGTGCCAGTACAAACGATCACACTGATCTCCGCTTCACAGACCGGCAATGCGCGCCGGGTTGCGGAACAGCTGCGTGACGATCTGCTGGCGGCCAAGTTGTCCGTTAATCTGGTCAATGCGGGTGATTACAAATTCAAGCAAATCGGACAGGAAAAACTGCTGCTGATCGTGGCCTCGACGCAGGGAGAAGGGGAGCCGCCGGAAGAGGCGGTCGCGCTGCATAAGTTCCTGTTGTCCAAAAAAGCCCCAGAGATGAAAGACACCGCGTTTGCCGTGTTTGGTCTGGGTGATACGTCTTACGAATTCTTCAGCAAGGCGGGTAAGGATTTCGATAGCCGTCTGGCTGAGTTAGGCGCTGAACGTCTGCTGGATCGTGTGGATGCCGATGTGGATTATCAGACGCTTGCCGAACAATGGCGACGCCAACTGGTCGATATTTTGCAGGCGCGGGTGCCGGTTCAAGGCGAAGCCGTCGCGCAGATTGCCGCTCAGGGTGCACTGGATGAAATTACCAGTAGCCCGTACAGCAAATCCTCACCGCTGCATGCCACGTTTGCCGTAAATCAGAAAGTCACCGGACGTAACTCCGAAAAGGATGTTCGCCATATCGAGATCGATCTGGGCGATTCCGGTTTGCGTTACCAGCCGGGAGATGCGCTGGGCGTGTGGTTCGATAACGATCCTGCGCTGGTTCAGGAATTGCTGGAACTGCTGTGGCTGAAAGGCGACGAGTCCGTCAGCGTTGACGGCAAGACGCTGCCATTATCGCAGGCGCTGAAAAGCCACTTCGAGCTGACGCAGAACACCGCGCCGATCGTCGAGAAATATGCGGCACTGTCGCGTAATGAAACGCTGTTGTCGTTGCTGGCTGATAAGCCTGCGCTTCAGCAGTTTGCACAGCGCACGCCGCTGGTGGATATGGTGCGACAGGCGCCGGCTGAGCTGACGGCGGAGCAACTGCTGGGCCTGTTGCGTCCGTTGACGCCGCGTCTTTACTCTATTGCTTCCTCGCAGGCAGAAGTCGAAAGCGAAGTGCATATCACCGTTGGCGTGGTGCGCTACGAATATGAAGGTCGTGAGCGTGCCGGTGGTGCCTCCAGCTATCTGGCTGACCGACTGAGCGAAGATGATGAAATCCGCGTCTTCATCGAACACAACGATAACTTCCGTCTGCCTGCCAATTCTGACACGCCGGTCATCATGATTGGGCCGGGCACCGGGATTGCGCCGTTCCGCGCCTTTATGCAACAACGCGATGCCGAAGGGGCAGAAGGGAAAAACTGGCTATTCTTTGGTAACCCACACTTCACGGAAGATTTTCTGTATCAGGTTGAATGGCAGCGCTACGTTAAAGATGGTCTGCTGACCAACATCGATCTGGCCTGGTCGCGCGATCAGGCGCACAAGGTCTATGTGCAGGACAAACTGCGGGAAAAAGGCGCGGAAGTCTGGCGCTGGATTCAGGACGGTGCGCATCTGTATGTGTGTGGTGATGCCAACCGTATGGCGAAAGACGTCGAGCGGGCACTGCTGGACGTGATAGTTGAGCATGGCGGCATGGACAGTGAACAGGCCGATGAGTTTTTAAGCGATCTGCGCCTTGAGCGCCGTTATCAGCGAGATGTGTACTAA
- a CDS encoding glycoside hydrolase family 28 protein, with protein sequence MKHSIQSYSPAADGITLDTAVFQQAIDRIAAQGGGTLTVEPGRYLLGGLLLPSNFCLLLEAGAELIVSGDYEQFAQATTISMAELSHRAFLYAYQQRNITICGQGKIMGNADAYFSAEPDDQGYRLPAQHRPRIVVFEDCEHVRLCDFTIEHAPMWTVHLVSSRQIVVERLTIDNDLSMANTDALDLDSCQQVQISNCSLSAADDALCIKTTNKPPHLQRKVQQVVISNCLLRSKSCALKVGTETFADIEDISVSNCAIYDTNRAIGLISRDGGAFRRLQFSNITFQCVAAHPCHWGKADPIFISVRYRDPAIEPGRIEAVQFSQIAGISEGAINLHSTPAGYIRDVHFHAVHLEQRQSDSPEQGMYDVRPPCNPERPTGMGLDNAYRVDPTTGRAFGVEHYPGGMPALFARGVLNLTTSHMTIHRPDPLPSGWHHAEIVQQEE encoded by the coding sequence ATGAAACACTCGATTCAGTCATACTCCCCTGCCGCCGACGGCATTACGCTGGATACCGCCGTCTTTCAACAGGCTATCGATCGGATTGCGGCACAGGGCGGCGGCACCCTGACGGTAGAACCGGGGCGCTATCTGTTAGGAGGATTGCTGTTGCCTTCCAATTTTTGCCTGCTGTTGGAGGCGGGGGCAGAGTTAATCGTTAGCGGTGACTATGAGCAATTTGCGCAGGCCACCACCATCAGCATGGCCGAACTGTCGCACCGGGCGTTTCTTTATGCTTACCAGCAGCGCAATATCACGATCTGCGGTCAGGGTAAGATCATGGGAAATGCCGACGCCTATTTCTCGGCGGAACCCGACGATCAGGGCTATCGCCTGCCTGCACAACATCGCCCGCGCATTGTGGTCTTTGAGGATTGCGAACACGTCCGCCTGTGCGATTTTACGATTGAGCACGCCCCAATGTGGACCGTGCATCTGGTCAGCAGTCGCCAGATCGTCGTCGAACGTCTGACGATTGATAACGATCTGAGCATGGCGAATACCGATGCGCTGGATCTCGACAGCTGCCAGCAGGTGCAAATCAGCAACTGCTCGCTAAGCGCCGCTGATGATGCGCTGTGCATCAAAACCACCAATAAGCCGCCCCATCTGCAACGTAAAGTGCAGCAGGTCGTCATCAGCAATTGTCTGTTGCGATCCAAGAGCTGCGCCCTGAAGGTCGGCACCGAAACCTTTGCCGATATTGAAGATATTTCCGTCAGTAACTGTGCCATTTACGATACCAACCGCGCGATCGGCCTGATCTCCCGCGATGGCGGTGCGTTCCGACGCCTGCAGTTCAGCAACATTACGTTCCAGTGCGTCGCCGCGCATCCGTGCCACTGGGGCAAGGCCGATCCGATCTTTATCTCCGTACGCTATCGCGATCCCGCCATCGAACCGGGCCGGATCGAAGCGGTACAGTTTTCTCAGATCGCGGGGATCAGCGAGGGGGCGATTAACCTGCACAGCACGCCCGCAGGCTACATTCGTGATGTCCATTTTCATGCCGTACACCTCGAACAGCGGCAGAGCGACTCGCCGGAACAGGGCATGTACGATGTGCGTCCACCCTGCAACCCGGAACGCCCTACGGGTATGGGGCTGGACAATGCCTATCGGGTCGATCCCACAACGGGACGTGCATTCGGCGTTGAACACTACCCTGGCGGCATGCCCGCGTTATTTGCTCGTGGTGTCCTGAACCTGACCACCAGCCATATGACGATCCACCGTCCCGATCCGCTGCCCTCCGGCTGGCATCACGCCGAGATCGTGCAGCAGGAAGAATAA
- a CDS encoding phosphoadenylyl-sulfate reductase — protein sequence MAEFNLEALNALPKAEQAAALAVVNGQLEQLSAQERVSWALENLPGDYVLSSSFGIQAAVSLHLVTQQRPDIPVILTDTGYLFPETYQFIDALTEQLKLNLQVYRAAESAAWQEARYGKLWEQGVEGIERYNQLNKVEPMNRALSELKAKTWFAGLRREQSGSRGELPVLAIQRGVFKFLPIIDWDNRTVYQYLKENGLSYHPLWDQGYLSVGDTHTTRKWEPGMSEEETRFFGLKRECGLHEG from the coding sequence ATGGCCGAATTTAACCTTGAGGCGCTCAACGCGTTACCGAAAGCGGAGCAGGCGGCAGCGCTGGCTGTCGTGAATGGTCAGCTTGAACAGCTATCTGCGCAGGAAAGAGTGAGCTGGGCGTTGGAGAATCTGCCGGGCGACTATGTTTTGTCGTCCAGCTTCGGCATTCAGGCTGCGGTATCGCTGCATCTGGTGACGCAGCAGCGGCCGGATATTCCGGTTATCCTCACGGATACCGGCTATCTGTTTCCTGAAACCTATCAGTTTATTGATGCGCTGACGGAACAGCTGAAGCTGAATCTGCAAGTTTATCGCGCTGCTGAATCCGCGGCCTGGCAAGAGGCGCGCTACGGTAAGCTGTGGGAGCAGGGCGTGGAAGGCATTGAGCGCTACAACCAACTGAATAAAGTCGAGCCGATGAATCGGGCGCTGAGCGAGTTAAAGGCGAAAACGTGGTTTGCTGGCCTGCGCCGCGAGCAGTCCGGCAGCCGGGGAGAATTACCGGTGCTGGCGATTCAGCGCGGCGTATTTAAATTCTTGCCGATTATCGACTGGGATAACCGGACGGTGTACCAGTATCTGAAAGAAAATGGCCTGAGCTACCATCCGCTATGGGATCAAGGCTATTTGTCGGTCGGCGATACGCACACTACGCGCAAATGGGAACCAGGCATGAGCGAAGAGGAAACCCGCTTCTTCGGCCTGAAACGCGAGTGTGGGCTGCACGAAGGGTAA